In a single window of the Biomphalaria glabrata chromosome 13, xgBioGlab47.1, whole genome shotgun sequence genome:
- the LOC129922378 gene encoding uncharacterized protein LOC129922378 → MNQRETLIQHDEGNVPWEKVGADLMEVDGRQYLITVDYYSNFTEYDYLSTTTSQDVIRKLKGQFAGFGAPKMLITDGGPQFSSNEFLRFTRRWNINHIRSNPGYPRTNGKAEDAVKIMKNLILKTKHNGDDPYEALLELRNTPRQCTGFSPAEMCLKRSPRTLIPSTSKCLSEHVVAEKKENYKRQVKRQYDKQARDLPKLHLGQTIYYQNPGQTGWYPGMIREHPSPRSYKINGDNGGLYIRNRFHIRPRKTILKDTDTDVYDGNVLDDDDDNERPDFSDNCSQHALQSEVVSHVPDNNCDRNMPARTSTRETNRPVWHRDYDMY, encoded by the coding sequence ATGAACCAGAGAGAAACACTTATACAACATGATGAAGGAAATGTTCCATGGGAAAAAGTTGGAGCTGACCTGATGGAAGTGGATGGAAGACAGTATCTAATTACTGTTGATTATTACTCTAATTTTACTGAGTATGATTATctttcaacaacaacatcacaagatgtgattagaaaattaaaaggACAATTTGCTGGTTTTGGTGCTCCAAAAATGTTAATAACAGATGGAGGTCCACAATTTAGTTCAAATGAGTTTTTGAGATTCACAAGGCGATGGAACATCAATCACATCAGATCAAATCCTGGTTATCCGAGAACAAATGGGAAGGCGGAAGATGCTGTAaagataatgaagaatttaatactgaaaacTAAACATAATGGTGATGATCCTTATGAAGCTTTACTGGAACTCAGAAATACACCTCGGCAATGTACTGGATTTAGCCCAGCTGAAATGTGCCTCAAAAGAAGTCCTCGGACATTGATTCCCAGCACGTCAAAGTGTTTAAGTGAACATGTTGTAgctgagaagaaagagaattacaaacgacaggtaaaaagacaatatgatAAGCAAGCTCGGGATTTACCAAAACTCCATCTAGGGCAAACTATTTATTACCAAAACCCAGGTCAAACAGGATGGTATCCTGGAATGATCAGGGAACATCCATCTCCAAGATCTTATAAGATCAATGGAGATAATGGAGGACTCTACATACGCAACAGATTTCATATTAGGCCAAGGAAAACTATTTTGAAAGACACTGACACTGATGTCTATGATGGGAATGtcttggatgatgatgatgataatgaaagGCCAGATTTCTCTGATAACTGTTCTCAACATGCATTACAGTCTGAAGTAGTTTCTCATGTACCAGACAATAATTGTGATAGAAATATGCCAGCAAGAACTAGCACTCGAGAAACAAATAGACCTGTGTGGCATAGGGATTATGATATGTACTAA